The Amblyraja radiata isolate CabotCenter1 chromosome 29, sAmbRad1.1.pri, whole genome shotgun sequence genomic interval TGGGTAGTCTCTTGAAGGATGGTCCCATTGTCAGTGTGAAGCCTCCTGCACTCTTTCAGATGATTGGAAGGTTTGTAATGCATCCATAGCCTCCCCTGAAAAAAAAACAATGGAGAAATGGCATTGGTGAAGGGTTGTCGCTGTCAACGGCTTTGCTCGGGGTTAGGACAGAAAGTTTGCTGCTTGCTTCAACCATCTCCCGATTTGCTCTGCTTGATAGAACATCCTAAATACTCAGACTACCATCTTGTTCCTGCTCCATCTCCCCACACACCATCCATTCACCTTCCATGTAATCATTCCAAGACAAGTCGCGGATTGAAGCTGGGCAGATTACATGGCTGAACTGGCCGTGGGCAGGGCTCCAGATTCTGCTGTCAGAGAACCAGCCTTGGCTGACCACTGGAGAACTGGCAGTGATTAATCTTTGGAAGGCTTCTTTTAATTCTGAcaagtgtgatgtgttgcactttggtacATCAAACCGAGgaaggacttacacagtaaatggtagagcttggggagtgttgtagaacagagagatctgagTCAAGGTGCATTATTTGCTGAAAGTGGTGAATTGGGgggacagtgtggtgaagaaggcatttcgcatgcttgccttcaatgcAAAGGGTATTAAGTATAAAACGATGGACATCATGAAGTAGCTGCACAAGTCTTTGTTGAGACCACTCTTGGAGTACAGTGTGCAAATCAGGTCACCCAATAATAGAAATTATATCATTAAGTCAGAAAACGtgcaaaagagattcaccaggatgttacctggggggGTCGCTgtgttatagggagaagttggataggcAAGGATTGTTTTCATTGGAGTGTAGGTGGGATGACCTTAATGAGATATATAAGATGATGTGGGGCATGAATAAAGTGAgcactcacagtctttttccaagggtagaagattcaaaaactaggttgaagttgagaggggaaagatttaagagggtcttcactcaaagggtggtctaTATCTgaaatgatctgccagaggaagctattgaagtatatacaattatgactttgaaaagacatttgaacagatatatgggaaggaagggtttagaggtctAACAGCCAAATTCAGCAAATTAGGCCAGTAAACCAACTTGGTTGGCAAGGACAaagagggctgaagggcttgtttctgttctGTACAGCTATTTAACACTTTGATTTGATGACTTGACTGAGCAAAAGCCACTAGTCCTACGGCTCCTCCACTAGCCCCACTTCTCATCGCTGGCCTCTGGTTCCCACATTAATTCTATTTTCTATTCCCATTTTCTATTCTCTCTAGATTACACCATCAACTTCCCTAGATTTTACCTGACACCTGCACAGTAGAGGTAACTTTCGGTGACCAATGGACCACACAACACGATCGTCTTTGGGGTGTGAAAGGAAATTGGAgctcccaggggaaacccacgtggtcaatagggatagcgtgcaaactccacaggcagcacccaaggtcaggattaaacccaggtttctggagctgtgaggtagcatCATCACCAGTGGTGCCACTGCATTGCTCCCTGTCACGAGGTATCATTGTCAGGTATGTCCTGAGGACTACCCTGAGGACGTACGAGGATGTACAATTCACTAGCTCCGATTCCAGTCTCGGGCACAAGCTGAGGCTGCTGTGGGAGAGTAACAATCAGAGGCAGTTAATCCTTCATAAGATGTGCTGAAATTACCTTCCTCGCTGTCCAAAGTCTTTCCAAAGATAAACACCGTACTTGCCATCAGAGCACCGAGAGCCAGAATACCGAGGAGAATAGCCCACCAGTGTTCCTGCAAAATGGAGCAGAGGAAGGATCCATGTGATGCACTGTCACATCCCAGAGAGTaacccacctccacctcccacctCCCCATTCCCGACGTTCTCCAGCATGTCCAGTCAAGAAATTCCCACACTTGGAGCTATGCACATGAACGTTAGTTTCCCGGAGTGCAATGCAAATACAAAGGCTGTCAGATCAAAGTGAAGTACTCATCCACCTGAAATATTAATGGTTTCTCTCCCacatctgctgcctgacccactgagtgtatCCAGCCTCTTATTTCGAAATgctgcatctggagtattttgATTTTGGGTAGAAGATCGATGACGAGCAGATCCACTCCCAGACGGAGGCAGAACCAGTGAGGTCCAAATGTGCGACATCTTTGATGAACATTCATGAAATGAAGTGGCCAAACCAAACCACGTGCTTCACTTGTCctcgccactgcctgctgtagTGACAAACATTGACCGTCTGTGGGATGTGTATCCGGCTCTGTGAGATTGGGAACTGCCCCAGACCCTGCTCAGACGCTGATGAAAGGGTTGGTCATAGCTTATGCCCAGCACCTTCTCTCCTACAGACTCCAGAGGGTGGAACCCCTTGATGAGCACACTGCAGCTGAACAACACAATCCCTTCAGTGTTTtagtcagagtaggggaatcaaaagccagaggacatagtttaaaggtgagaggggcaagaattaataggaacccgaggggctacGTTTTCACATAGTGGGTgattggtatatggaacaagctgccagaggagctagtttagtttagtttagagttacagtgtggaaacaggccctttggcccaccgagtccatgccgaccagcgattcctgcacactaacactatcctacacacactagggacaatgtacaattttagcaagccaattaacctaccaacctgtatgtctttggagtgtgagaggaaaccggaacacccagagaaaacccatgcaggtcacagggagaacgttcaaactccatacagacagcagtcaggatcgaacctgggtctctggcgctgtaatgcagcaactctaccgctgtgccaccaagccgcccattgttgaggcaggtactataacagcatttaaaagacatttacacaggtgcatagataggaaaggtttagagggatgtgggccaaaagtGGGCGAATggagcatcttggccagcatggacaagttgggccgaagggtctatttcagcTCTATATGGCTCTAGCATACATGATAGCATCCAGATTTAATCGTGACATTCACCTTCATCCACTCCGATATGTCTTCAAACTCCTTGGGGTGGAAGATGGCATTTTTCAGTCTGGCGATGGGACCATCGTCGTCGACCAGGCGGCACTTGTTAAACTTGTCGCAGTAGCCCTGCTTCTTCCTGCAGGGAGAACCTGGTGGCAGGCTCCGCAGGGTCCCGTTGAAGTACCGCTGCAGTAGGGCAGAGGAAGAGCTGGCGCAGGTCTGAGCATCACCTGGAATCACACAGGTCACATCAGTTCCTGGTCCCATGGGAGCGGCAGAAGCCTACCCAACCTCGGTCTGCATCACTCTCCAATAGACTCTACCTTGACCCACGTTTCCACAGCTAATCCACACCTTAGTCCTCTCACTGAATTAAGATGCCAGGATCTTACTCCAGAACATACCAATTTACCTTTTGCGGAGTTCTCCGTGTCTATGCTAGGCATTCACAACACAAAGTTCATCCAATTAATCAAGGGACCCAGTTTGGCATATACTCCAGTCTGAACCCTACTCACTACACTTACCTCTACAATGACCCAACGTACCCCACTAACCCACACCTCAAAGCTTGAATCTTAAGAAGGGTCCAGATTTAAAACACTGTCTGTCCATTCCATTCAGAGatgctgttgagttcctccagtcattGTATTTTTTCCCTCAAATCTACAGGCTCTCCATCAAAGTTGCGTTGGGCCCTGGTGACATTATCTGCACTGAAAAACAGGAGTGCATTTTGCGGCCCTTCTGCCTTCAGTACAAATGGACATCGGAGGGTGAATGCCCTGGGAAACTTTAGCTGCCTATTCTATGTTGACATCTCATTCCACTGAAGCTCTTACTTATCCTCTGGGATGGGCTTTGGGTTCAGCTTTGACCCCTGGTCTTTTGTCTCCCGATAGGCTTTGTCCGTGGACCATATGAAGGTCTTGTTGAAGAGCGTTGACACATCCTGCCCTATCTGGTCTCTCCAcccagtgcctttcactgaggccACAAGAGAAAGGGTTGTCCTCTTGTAATCTGCAGCTGAGCCCTGGGAGGATGGAGTTCTGGGAagcgctcactccctccctccctccatctctgtaAATTCCATGCCCCATCCTTCAACCTCCAAACATCACACCCAACCCACCAACCCCACCCCTACTTCCCACTGCTCTTATTCCATCTCCCCTCCGCCCCTAACCTCCCGCTcttcccgtacctgtcttctggCAGCAGAGGTAACACTCCTCCTCAGTGGATTGGGTGCCGCAGCTGCACTGCTGCAGTCCATGCTGTATGCAGAGAGAACCCGAGCATTGCTGTGGAGTTGCAGGTGAGGATTTAATGCAGTGCATCACCAGCTCATCGCAGGTCGATTATTGCACGACACTGAGGTGATACTTCAAGCAATGGAAGCCTATTGTGTTTTATCAAAGGTTTCCAACCCTTTCCTGTTGCCCCCAGCTGATGTGTGGAACCCTGTGTGGTGGCCTCAAGAGCAAAGCAGCAAATAATGTTCATGATTTGTGGGAATACAGGAAAGAGCTCAGCACCATGGGGACGCCCAGTTTTGGGCTACTGCATCGGATCCTATGTCGAATCAGATCTGGGGCCGGATTCGTATCTGGAGCCGGTTCTGATCTGGAATTGGATCAGTCCTGGGGCTGGAACAATTATAATATTGATTTGGATCTGGGGCTAATTGGATCTAAATCTAAATGCTGATTTGGTTGTGAAGCCCGATTCAGATATGGGGCTATATTCAGATCTGACGTTGGGTATGATCTAGAACCAGATCGAATCTGGATTTGGGTAGATTGTGGGGACTGGACCAGGTTCAGATCATGGTCTGGATTGGATCTAGAGCTCGATCGGACCTGAGCTGGATTTGATCCAGAGCTGGATCAGGTCTGGAGCTGGATTTGTTCTGGACAGGGTTTGGGCCTGGGCCTGGATTGCTTCTGATGCTGCCACAGTTGTACCACAAACCCCACTGTTGTAGGTATGATGATAGAATCTGAGCTGTAATTCTGTGCTGTGATGAAAGGACTGTTCTGTATGCACCTTTACCATTGCCACGTGTTGGAGGGTGGTGTAGATAGGTCCATCATGCAGTACCTTCTCTCCCTGCTATGGACCTGGTCTGGCAGCTATCAGAGTTCAGCCAGTTCTGTCCGTGGTGGTCCTACAGGCTGCTCCTGGTGATGGACAGTGAAGTCCCCACCCAGAGAACATTCTGTGTTCTTGTTACATTCATTCCCACTTCCCAGTGTTATCCAATATGGAGGAGCACTGATTCGTCAGCTGAGAGAGGGCAGGAGGAGGCTTTCTGCCAATAATGAGGTCTGAAGTCAATGCAATGGCTCGGAGGACTACTCTCTCTTGCTTGTACACTGTACCGCCACCACCTATGTAGTTCTATCCTGATGTTTGTATAATTAGCCTGTGTGGCAGCTCTATCAGTTTAGAGAAAGGTCCTCAGATGTTTGCGAGGAGAACTCTGCCGGACTTTCTGAGCGGGTGTATCATTGTTACGTACACATCCAGTGCCTCTTTCAATGCCAGAGAGCCTGACTCCCGTAATGCTTTACCATAATTGAGTGACTTGTTGGTTCACcgcaattcataagttcataagttctaagagcagaattaggccattcggcccttcagttctactccgccattcaatcatggctgatctatcgttccctctcaaccccattctcttgcgttCGCTCcacaatccctgacacccgtactaatcaggaactcTAGAACTATGCTGTCTGGTCTCACACACAGTCAATGGAACCCCAACTCTGATGAGATGAGCAAACCAGGTGGCTTTCTTCATATAAACTGGTGGCTTTAAGGAGGAGAGGGAACAGGAAGGGTAGACCCGAAGGAACTGCTCCTTGTGGAGCAAAAAGGTTGTGAAAAATCAACAAAAGATGTTCAAAATTCTGATGTAGCAATAAAGTACATGGTGAGAAGTGGCCTCCGTTGGCAGAATGGTTCTGACGATGTGATCCAACTTAAGATCAGCAGCAAAATAGCAAAATATCTAAGGAATGAGGCAGCGAGATACTGAGGCCTGAAACTGACTGCTTGaaaagggggggaagaagaggaagcATATCCTGAAACAACTTTCAAAGGAGATAATTGACATGCGAGTAAAGGAGTTAACCATGGGCCAGTGAAGAGAGCAGGACCACAGGACTAATTTGATTATTtcattgcagagctgggacaGGGCAAGTTCATGGACGTTCAGTTCAGGATTTTACAAGACCATGAGCAAACCATAAAGTGCTGGACtgattcggtctgaagaaggctcccgacctgaaatgttacctgttcagtccctccacagatgtggcctgacttgctgagttgttcctccagcactttgtgttttgctcaagattccagcatctccagtttctaGTGTCTCCACTTTACAGAATCATTTCACCAAGCATCAGAGAGAATTTCCCCTGCTTTACTGCCCTCCTCCTCGCATTAATGCAGTCTGAATGTGAGATGCGAGTTAATATTTCCAAGCCGACAGAACCTGCAGTGTGGCAGGTCTTGGCAGCGGACGGCATAAACCAAGATCACATACTCACCCCATTCACACACAGCAGCAATCCCTGGTGGCAGAGGGTGTGGTTCTCTTTGGGAGAAGAGTCCGGGCAGGCAGGGCTCACTCCGTTGCAGTAGCTTTCAAAAGCACACTCGGTTTCTCTGCTGCACTGCTGCTGGTGAGTTGCCAGCACGCACTGGGGGCTGCAGCAGGGCCCCTGAGTTGGACTATAGGAGTAAcgtagtaagtacaatacagtgagaATGCATCAAAATAGTCACAGGTATCCAATGATCAAAAGCACTGCAACTGTTCGCATCTGCATTAAGTCGCTGGCTGTGGGCTACAATGTGGGCTGATCCAACCCTTCTGCTggatgtagagtcatacagcatgaaaacaggcccttcggcccaactagtccatgctgaccaagatgtcccatctacactagttacacatgcctacatttggcccatatatctctaaacctttcctatccaggtacctatccaaatgtattttaaatgttattatagtacttgcctcaattgcctcctctggcagctcgttccatataagcaccaccctctgtgtgaaagtgtTGCCCATCAGATTCCAactaaaactttcccctctcattcaCTGTACACTGACACCCACTGTACATGGACACCATATGTAAATGGACACACTGTACACGGACATACATCGTACATGGACACACTATACACTGACACACGGTACACTGACACATACGACCAAATGGAAGAGTTTGGCTGAGAGATGCCCCGCCCTCTGGTCAAGTGACCACAGAGCACCAACTGTTTGTGTGGAAGTTTCGGCAGCTCACCTGCAAAGGGCACCCGGCTTCAGCTTACAGGACACCTCGATGGGTTCTCTGGCACCATAGCAACAAGGGTCGTTGCTACTTTGACCAACATCacactcctccccttcctccaccaACTGGTTGCCACAAATCGGCCTCCCACTCTCTGGAAGACAAGCAGAGATAACATGGTGTCGCATCGACCGACCGAACGCAGTGAAACCAGTGTGTGGGGCAGAGGGCTGGTGGAGCACTGGGCTGGTCCCAGATCCAGAAGATGGGGGACCTAATATACCTCAGCACTCAGCGctcctcactcactccctcaacACCTTACCTGCTCCCGCAAcctcctcactcactctctcgacAGTCCTCATTTACTTCCTTCGCCACTCCTCATACTCACCTCGCCACTCCTCACTTACTCCCTCACCACTTCACACACTCCCTTCTCTTATTACTcctcacactctctcccctcGCCACTCACTTCCCTCTCTATTCCTCACGCTAACTCCCCAACACTCCCTCTACTTGGCCCTCCCCACCCAATCACTTCACTGCTCCTCACCCTCACTCCCCTTGCTAATCCTCATCCACTCTTCATACACCCTCCTCTCACTActcctcactccctcctctcaCTCACTCTCCTTGTCACTCCGTGCACTCCCTCCCTCACTACTCCTCCCATTCACTATGTCTGCAGACAGACCTGATGTGGGTATACAGGGTTACGAGGagcatagatagtgtagacagtaACAACCTTTACCCCATGACAGATGCATCTAAGACCAGGAAGTACAGGCTTAAGGAGAGGGGCAGTAGGTTGAAAGGGTGTTTGAGAGATAAGTTTTACGCGCGGAGGATGGTTTGGGGTCAGAACCCACGGCCAGAAGGATGGGGAACCTCAGTATATTTCAGGAGTGCAATGAAGATACGAAGGCACGAATGCAACTGGCTAAATACTGGAAATGGGATGAGCGCGGAGTggaattatgaacttatgaagtgcaGATGGTACTCAGTATGCaccggttgggccgaagggcctgcgctATGCACTGCACTTCAAACTTCCTCGCCAGCTCCGGGTCACATTGAAACAACCCACCAAACAGTGTCGGGAACGATAAACTCTCCAAATAAATGGACTACAAAAAACACCAATTTGGTCTGGGCATTGGAGTCTTGGGAGGAGGTTTCTGTGGGAGACCCCTCTTCATCCCCTGGGGAATCCCACAGAGCCTCTGGCACTTTGCCCTGATGTCCGTGAGAGAGCTGTTGAACTGTAGCCCCCTTCTCTCTAAATGGAAGGTTGGATGGCCAGCTGTCTGTCCATGAGGGATCTGAACCCCACATCCTGGGCCTCCAGTGGAGCCTCGTCAGAGGCTTCCCCGCTCACCCGCAAAGCACTGGTCTTTCTTCACCATCAGCACCTTGCTGATGTACTGGATGGTACACGGGGAGAGTCTGTCGTTGTTATACTCAAGTGCATCGGAAGCGTAGGGATACATCAGGTAGTTTCCATCGTTCCTCTGGGAGGCTGAAGATTCCTCTGGGATGCACTCTTTCCCCTCGTCGTGCTGGGAAACAAAGACAGAACATTTCTGAAGTTGAAGTGAAGTTTAATTTATGTCAcattacaatgaaaagcttttgttgcatgctaaccagtcagccgaatgacaatacatgattacaatcaagccgtacaAAACCAGATGTCACTTTAAATGCTGAACCAACCCTCCACCATCTCACCAATTTGGGAGAGTTTTTTTCCCCCTGGAGATTTGACAGAGGGTTAAAACTATGGCCTGTTCAAACAGAGTTATCAATGAGACACTGTCTACAGGAGCTGAGAGATCAATAACCCAAGACTCAGATCTAAAGAATGAAAGGCAGCCTGAAGGGAAGCATTTTCACACAGTTCAGTGTTGGAAATGCCCTTGTGGCTTCAGATCTACTGACACACATTCAAGAGCAAACttcaaagggaaaaaaacaacagTATTTGCTCCTTGTGATTGATGCCGCTGGTTTGAAGGTGATTTGGGGGTGATGTCACTTGGCTTTCTTATCCAGAGTTATTTGATTCCGTTGTTTGCGGCTCTCATTGCTAAAGTTTTGGGATGAAATCTCTCAATCAGGCAATTTAATCAAGAAAACGTGCTGTGCCACCACTCCAGTACCTGGAGTCCCCCACTCTTGGACCTCACTTCACCTCAGCAGCGAGTGTCATAACAGTGACACATATCATCTGCTGATGGCAGTTCAACCCCCACCCTGTCAGGGATGATGGGCGCTGAGCTCcattcactgccctctgctccaccTATCCCGGAAGCCCAATCATCTCACAGGAGATGTGTAatgcggcacagtggggcagctggtagagctgctgtctcgcaACTcgagtgctgactgtgtggagtttgcacgttcccccttgtgactgagtgggtttcctctgagtgctccagtttcctcacatatcccaaagatgagtgggtttgtaggttaattggctactgtaaattgcccctactgtttCGGGACTggctaacattgaactagtgtgaaagagtgatgaatgaatgaatgggtgatcgatgctcgatgtggacttggtgagctgaagagcctgtctccatgctgaatctctaaactaaactaaatgtcaccAGCATCCACTAATTCGGGAAATCCTGACACCCTCTGACCTTCACAACTCAGTTATCTGAATGTAACCCCTTTCTCCCGATCTCAGTTTGGTGAATCTGATATTCCCCTATTACAATTATAACCCCAAAGGATAGTTGTGATACACATATACTCACAGGGGATCCCAGACTGTGACCGAGTTCATGAGCCAGGGTGATGTGGACCATTCTCGCAGGAATCTGCACACCATACTTCTGCAGTGTGATCAAGCCAGTGTTGTGTGTGCGAGAACAGATCCCACCAGAATctcctgagagtcggggagaaggACAGAACATGAAGCTCTgtacagtacatcacaggaacatgccctataGCCCACCGGGTCTCTGCTGAACACGTTTCCTGCTCAAACTAAAGGGTAACGGATGCATCCCCTCTGGGGAATGCGCGACAGGGGAGCAACTTTCAGCAAGCTAGTTCAGCGGTGAAAGAAGGAAGCATATTCCTTGTGGGTAGTTGAAGAGGTCCAGAGATTCCCCATTCAGAGAGCAGTTCATTCTGGGTATTAACTGGAGTTTGACGACCACACacgcacataaacacacacacataaacacacacacacataaacacacacataatgACACATACACATAAACCCATatggacacacacatacacatacacacaaatatacCCATAAACAGAAGCATAAACACACAAACACCACTTGCAAACAAAAACCTAAAGTATAGgaaaagctcagcaggtcaggcagcacctgaggttatCAAAAGATGTAGTGTTTTAAACATTCCTAAGTTTatcagaactgagaaagagaTAAGTAAGTTAATGTGGAGGCAGTGAAATGCGGTTGAACCTGAGGGGATGTTTCTGACCATTTCCTCCCAGCTGAAGGCAGCTCAGTGCCAGATTGAGATGCAGCCTTGGGCTGGGGAAGGTGCTTGAGCCCCTCGGGTGGGctctgaaggcaggttctcttaaGTCAGGGAGCTGGGGCTTGGTGCTAACCATTAACGTCACAGCCTCTCCCACAGCTCAGTCGGCTGCTCCTGCTGTGTCCCTGGGGATTGTGTTCCTGCATGCTCCCCTTCACAGTGACTCTACTACCAGCTTCGGACAAACCTACCTGTCTTTGCCAGCCAGGCCACTCCCAGGATGCCGTTGTAATCGCGGTCTGACAGGAGGTAGGACAGACAGTATTCACTCCAGTCTCTCTTGGAGAACAGTTCCAGGAGTTTGTCCACACTGATGAAGCGTCCATGGAGGGGGTTGGTTTCATTGTATTCGGAGTCAATCTATAGTTCAACAGTCCAAAGTACAAGCATGAAAAGAAAGATCTGTCTCTAAAGAGGTAATAAACCCAGCGATTTTATGAGCGAAATGTAACAACATAACATAACAATTACAAAGCAATACTACAAAACATCGCAAGTGGCATAATGACTATATTCTTGGGATCTCACATCAGCAGCAATAGGTTGCTCCTACAGGAACTCTACAGCAAACACATCTTGTGAAAGGAAGAAATAAATTACCTGTACATGATACCAGAGGTATGAACCTTCCCATTCTGGATGTCTCAATAGTTG includes:
- the LOC116989408 gene encoding disintegrin and metalloproteinase domain-containing protein 10-like, whose translation is MRVFTTLLPLIIYATDRFPEGLPGPTGAGPVPLLRRFEGLWYDRDSVSRQQTRTRRWSLAEEPRVQLQFTAHRRQFHLQLKRDLSMFTEDFRIETRSGLEYADLSHIYSGQLQGENSSHCHGSIIDGRFEGFIQTQKGRYYVEPAERYGQGEHPAIHSIIYHQDDVDASHLQSQGPSCLSRSVLCRYQDFQESSPQEALDSRPKRSVEYSRTTCLLHLYADHLYTKRLGDSKSVTAQISSYMKAVNEIYENVNFAGIRQINFKVKKLVIDSEYNETNPLHGRFISVDKLLELFSKRDWSEYCLSYLLSDRDYNGILGVAWLAKTGDSGGICSRTHNTGLITLQKYGVQIPARMVHITLAHELGHSLGSPHDEGKECIPEESSASQRNDGNYLMYPYASDALEYNNDRLSPCTIQYISKVLMVKKDQCFAESGRPICGNQLVEEGEECDVGQSSNDPCCYGAREPIEVSCKLKPGALCSPTQGPCCSPQCVLATHQQQCSRETECAFESYCNGVSPACPDSSPKENHTLCHQGLLLCVNGQCSGSLCIQHGLQQCSCGTQSTEEECYLCCQKTGDAQTCASSSSALLQRYFNGTLRSLPPGSPCRKKQGYCDKFNKCRLVDDDGPIARLKNAIFHPKEFEDISEWMKEHWWAILLGILALGALMASTVFIFGKTLDSEEGEAMDALQTFQSSERVQEASH